A single window of Polaribacter sp. SA4-10 DNA harbors:
- a CDS encoding glycosyltransferase: protein MKIQNVLIIGYVWVEPNSSAAGGRMLQLIEQFLKQNWKITFASPAQKGEKASHLKALGINEVSIELNNSSFNNFIKELNPTIVMFDRFMMEEQFGWRVAENCPKALRILDTEDLHFLRKTRHQQLKNEEEFTTEALLKSDDAKREIAAILRCDLSLIISTFEMDLLKNVFKIDEKILYYLPFLLDKIAIHQQKKWKSFEEREHFVFIGNFFHKPNVDAVLTLKNEIWNEIKEHLPKAEIHIYGAYVNQQISELHNKKEGFIIKGFAENAKEVVGNARVVLAPLRFGAGIKGKLTEAMICGTPSVTTEIGAEGMCGRLNWSGFIEENFSDFAFMSAELYKNKSMWKNAQETGIDIINYIYDKEKIGPSFINKIKEVQENLEAHRTQNFLGSLLQHQTLQATKYMSKWIEVKNSVQ, encoded by the coding sequence TTGAAAATCCAAAATGTTTTAATTATTGGCTACGTTTGGGTAGAACCCAATTCTTCTGCTGCAGGGGGCAGAATGCTACAATTAATTGAACAATTTCTAAAACAAAATTGGAAAATTACTTTTGCCTCTCCAGCTCAAAAAGGAGAAAAAGCGTCACATTTAAAGGCTTTAGGAATTAATGAAGTTTCTATTGAATTAAATAATTCTTCTTTTAATAATTTTATAAAAGAATTAAACCCAACAATTGTGATGTTCGATCGTTTTATGATGGAAGAACAATTTGGTTGGCGAGTTGCAGAAAATTGCCCAAAAGCTTTACGGATTTTAGATACTGAAGATTTACATTTTTTAAGAAAAACGAGACATCAACAATTAAAAAACGAAGAAGAGTTTACCACTGAAGCATTGTTGAAATCTGATGATGCTAAAAGAGAAATTGCGGCTATTTTAAGATGTGATTTGTCTTTAATTATTTCAACTTTTGAAATGGATTTACTAAAAAATGTTTTTAAAATTGATGAGAAAATTCTTTATTATTTGCCATTTCTATTAGATAAGATAGCTATTCATCAACAAAAAAAATGGAAATCATTTGAAGAAAGAGAACACTTTGTATTTATCGGTAACTTCTTTCACAAACCAAATGTTGATGCTGTTTTAACACTAAAAAATGAGATTTGGAATGAAATAAAGGAGCACTTGCCAAAAGCAGAAATTCATATTTATGGAGCCTATGTTAACCAGCAAATAAGTGAATTACATAACAAAAAAGAAGGGTTTATCATTAAAGGGTTTGCAGAAAACGCAAAAGAAGTTGTGGGCAACGCAAGAGTTGTTTTAGCTCCTTTACGTTTTGGAGCAGGTATAAAAGGGAAACTTACAGAAGCAATGATCTGTGGCACACCAAGTGTTACAACAGAAATTGGAGCTGAAGGAATGTGTGGTAGATTAAATTGGAGTGGGTTTATTGAGGAAAATTTTTCTGATTTTGCATTTATGTCTGCAGAATTGTATAAAAATAAATCAATGTGGAAAAATGCCCAAGAAACAGGAATAGATATCATCAATTATATTTATGATAAAGAGAAAATTGGTCCTTCATTTATCAACAAAATAAAAGAAGTACAAGAAAACTTAGAAGCACATAGAACTCAGAATTTTTTAGGAAGTTTATTACAACATCAAACTTTACAAGCCACAAAATACATGAGTAAATGGATAGAAGTTAAAAACAGTGTTCAGTAA
- a CDS encoding heme-binding domain-containing protein translates to MKILKKIALLLLIILLISQFFGPEKNEGSLESVTAFMAETNPPENVRKILETTCFDCHSAKTTYPWYNNITPVNYWLDEHVKDGKKHLNFSKWNDYSLKKKEHKMDELYEEVEEGEMPLNSYTWTHSEANLTQEQIDAVVAWGKKVQANYKQQLKAK, encoded by the coding sequence ATGAAAATACTTAAAAAAATAGCACTGTTACTACTTATTATTTTACTGATTTCACAATTTTTTGGTCCTGAAAAAAATGAAGGAAGTTTAGAATCTGTAACTGCTTTTATGGCAGAAACAAATCCACCAGAAAATGTCAGAAAAATATTAGAAACTACTTGTTTCGATTGCCATTCAGCAAAAACAACATATCCTTGGTATAACAACATTACACCTGTAAATTACTGGTTAGATGAGCATGTTAAAGATGGTAAAAAGCATTTAAACTTTTCTAAATGGAACGACTATTCTTTAAAAAAGAAAGAGCATAAGATGGACGAGTTGTATGAAGAAGTTGAAGAAGGAGAAATGCCTTTAAATTCTTATACTTGGACGCATTCTGAAGCTAATTTAACACAAGAACAAATTGATGCTGTAGTTGCTTGGGGTAAAAAAGTGCAAGCAAATTACAAGCAACAATTAAAAGCTAAATAA
- the lpdA gene encoding dihydrolipoyl dehydrogenase: MKYDIIVIGSGPGGYISAVRASQLGKKVAIIEKYSTLGGTCTNVGCIPSKALLDSSHHYYDAVHHFEEHGISVEKTSFDFGKMIDRKAKIVETTTGGIKYLMDKNNVDVYEGLGSFEDATHVKVSKKDGTSEILEGTSVIIATGSKPSTLPFISLDKERVITSTEALILPEVPKHLIVIGGGVIGLELGSVYKRLGADVSVVEYAPKITPTMDADVSKELQKVLKKQGIKFNVNHGVTSVERNGDEVIVKANNKKGEEVTFTGDYCLVAVGRKAYTEGLGLEKVGIEVNERGQVSVNDHLQTNISNIYAIGDVVQGAMLAHKAEEEGVVVAEYLAGEKPHIDYNLIPGIVYTWPEVAAVGKTEQELKDAGVDYKAGKFSMRALGRSRASGDLDGFVKVLADKNTDEILGVHMVGARVADLIMEAAVAMEFRASAEDLARICHGHPTYSEAVKEAAKAAWDGKPLNA, from the coding sequence ATGAAATACGATATTATTGTAATTGGATCTGGTCCTGGAGGATACATTTCTGCAGTTAGAGCTTCTCAATTAGGTAAAAAAGTAGCAATCATAGAAAAATACTCAACTTTAGGAGGTACTTGTACAAATGTTGGGTGTATTCCATCAAAAGCATTGTTAGATTCTTCTCATCATTACTATGATGCAGTTCATCACTTTGAAGAACATGGGATTTCTGTAGAAAAAACATCTTTCGATTTTGGAAAAATGATAGATAGAAAAGCTAAAATTGTTGAAACAACAACAGGTGGGATTAAATATTTAATGGACAAAAACAACGTTGATGTTTATGAAGGTTTAGGTTCTTTTGAAGATGCTACACATGTAAAAGTTTCTAAAAAAGATGGTACATCAGAAATACTTGAAGGGACTAGTGTAATAATTGCAACAGGATCAAAACCATCAACGCTACCTTTTATCAGTTTAGATAAAGAAAGAGTAATTACGTCTACAGAAGCACTCATATTACCTGAAGTACCAAAACATTTAATTGTTATTGGTGGTGGTGTAATTGGTTTAGAGTTGGGTTCTGTTTATAAACGTTTGGGTGCAGATGTTAGTGTTGTAGAGTATGCTCCAAAAATAACGCCAACAATGGATGCGGATGTTTCTAAAGAATTACAAAAAGTTTTAAAGAAACAAGGAATCAAATTTAATGTGAATCACGGTGTAACTTCTGTTGAAAGAAATGGAGATGAAGTTATTGTAAAAGCAAATAATAAAAAAGGTGAAGAGGTTACTTTTACTGGAGATTATTGTTTAGTTGCAGTGGGTAGAAAAGCATATACAGAAGGTTTAGGGTTAGAAAAAGTGGGTATAGAAGTTAATGAACGTGGGCAAGTTTCTGTAAACGATCATTTACAAACTAATATTTCTAATATTTATGCTATTGGAGATGTAGTGCAAGGTGCAATGTTAGCACATAAAGCTGAAGAAGAGGGTGTTGTAGTTGCAGAATATTTAGCGGGAGAAAAACCACATATTGATTATAATTTAATTCCAGGAATTGTTTACACATGGCCAGAAGTTGCTGCTGTTGGTAAAACGGAACAAGAATTAAAAGATGCAGGAGTTGATTATAAAGCGGGTAAATTTTCTATGAGAGCTTTAGGTAGATCTAGAGCAAGTGGAGATTTAGATGGTTTTGTAAAAGTTTTAGCAGATAAAAATACGGATGAAATTCTTGGAGTTCACATGGTTGGTGCACGTGTTGCAGATTTAATTATGGAAGCTGCAGTTGCAATGGAATTTAGAGCATCCGCAGAAGATTTAGCAAGAATATGTCATGGTCACCCAACCTATTCTGAAGCTGTAAAAGAAGCTGCAAAAGCTGCTTGGGACGGTAAACCTTTAAATGCTTAA
- a CDS encoding DUF3575 domain-containing protein, giving the protein MRKFILAFLLLITTNSIAQEKDDIYPQDVNKKHEIKLNTFNLIALSSFDIGYEYLINNDSSFGVSLFYNFNDSEDILLREFSLTPYYRWFFSENFTARGFFVEAFGMLNRSGNEASDYYYDNNGNYVYNNQTTKATNFALGISVGGKFITRKNFIAEVYLGVGRNLIKENEDFFDTNIVGRGGISLGYRF; this is encoded by the coding sequence ATGAGAAAATTCATACTAGCATTCTTACTTTTAATTACCACCAATTCAATTGCTCAGGAAAAAGATGACATTTATCCACAAGATGTAAATAAAAAACATGAGATTAAGTTAAATACTTTTAACTTAATCGCACTTTCATCTTTTGACATTGGTTATGAGTACTTAATTAATAACGATTCTTCCTTTGGGGTAAGTTTATTCTATAACTTTAATGATTCTGAGGATATTCTTTTAAGAGAGTTTTCTTTAACTCCTTATTACCGATGGTTTTTTTCAGAAAATTTTACTGCAAGAGGTTTTTTTGTTGAAGCATTTGGAATGTTAAACAGAAGTGGAAATGAAGCATCTGATTATTACTATGATAATAACGGAAATTATGTATATAATAATCAGACAACAAAAGCAACAAATTTTGCGCTTGGTATATCTGTTGGTGGTAAATTTATTACTAGAAAGAATTTTATTGCTGAAGTGTATTTGGGTGTTGGAAGAAATTTAATTAAAGAGAATGAAGATTTTTTTGACACAAATATTGTTGGTAGAGGAGGAATTTCTTTAGGTTACAGATTCTAA